A region from the Wansuia hejianensis genome encodes:
- a CDS encoding sigma-E processing peptidase SpoIIGA, with translation MHYELYIDVFFMENLIMDYFLLRLVNRLMKCSATHLRSLAAAAIGSGLACISIIFLRKYLLLNTILVSVAVTTFMVRFGCKIKDKKRFLQGLLCLYLSAILCGAVWRLLLRFTGTVEMKGFVLWGTAAYALVTFFLWLFEVLKKKAATIWRVVLYQKGACKEVKGLYDTGNGLWDATCRKPVSVISYSLIKELFSLEMQKELEAFCTCQLGELPGELAEIHPHYIPFQSVGCQGGFLPAVILDYIYLENGNTSRVVTHPVIAIDRERSSSPRSYQMILNPNLINS, from the coding sequence ATGCACTATGAGCTTTACATCGATGTATTCTTCATGGAAAATCTGATTATGGATTATTTCCTTTTGCGGCTGGTTAACAGGCTTATGAAATGTTCTGCCACACATTTGAGAAGCCTGGCAGCCGCTGCGATCGGGTCTGGACTGGCCTGTATCAGTATCATTTTCTTAAGAAAATATCTCCTACTGAATACCATACTGGTTTCTGTGGCTGTTACTACATTCATGGTAAGGTTTGGCTGCAAAATCAAAGATAAAAAGCGTTTTTTACAGGGATTACTGTGCCTGTATCTTTCAGCGATCCTGTGCGGGGCCGTATGGAGGCTTCTTCTCCGGTTCACCGGCACGGTGGAGATGAAAGGTTTTGTGCTGTGGGGTACGGCGGCCTATGCTCTGGTCACATTTTTTCTATGGCTGTTTGAGGTGCTGAAGAAGAAAGCTGCCACGATCTGGAGAGTTGTGCTGTACCAAAAGGGTGCCTGTAAAGAGGTAAAAGGACTTTATGATACGGGAAACGGGCTATGGGATGCCACTTGCCGCAAGCCGGTTTCCGTAATCAGCTATTCTCTGATAAAAGAATTATTTTCCTTGGAAATGCAGAAGGAACTGGAGGCATTTTGCACATGCCAGCTGGGTGAGCTGCCAGGAGAGCTGGCCGAGATACATCCCCATTATATTCCGTTCCAGAGCGTTGGATGCCAGGGAGGTTTCCTTCCGGCTGTCATTTTAGATTATATATATCTGGAAAATGGAAATACAAGCAGGGTAGTCACCCATCCGGTGATTGCCATCGACAGAGAGCGTAGTTCTTCTCCCCGGAGCTATCAGATGATTTTGAATCCAAATCTGATAAACAGTTAG
- the aroD gene encoding type I 3-dehydroquinate dehydratase: MTVKHTVQLKNITLGDGFPKICVPVLGGTEGEILEQARVAAGAEPDLVEWRADFYGGITDYGKAAGVLSALSEILGQIPILFTFRTGREGGNREISPEEYRELNLWAASRAETDLVDVEGRWPELQADRLTEAVHRMGKPVVASSHFFDRTPGRPELVSVFEELRDTGAEILKVAVMPESREDVLELLSVTLEMDRRLPNPLISMSMGSLGGISRASGRLTGSALTFGAAGNVSAPGQLPVAELRRMLELL; this comes from the coding sequence ATGACGGTAAAACATACGGTTCAATTAAAAAACATAACCCTGGGCGATGGATTCCCCAAAATCTGTGTGCCGGTCCTGGGAGGGACGGAGGGGGAGATACTGGAACAGGCCCGCGTGGCTGCCGGTGCGGAGCCGGACCTGGTGGAATGGAGAGCTGATTTTTATGGCGGAATTACGGATTACGGGAAAGCCGCCGGAGTTTTGAGCGCATTATCTGAGATTTTGGGACAGATTCCGATTCTTTTCACTTTCAGGACGGGCCGAGAAGGCGGAAATCGGGAAATTTCGCCGGAAGAGTACAGGGAACTGAATCTCTGGGCGGCGTCCCGGGCGGAGACGGATTTAGTTGATGTGGAGGGGAGATGGCCGGAGCTTCAGGCTGACAGGCTGACAGAGGCTGTTCACAGGATGGGGAAACCGGTGGTGGCTTCCAGCCATTTTTTTGACAGAACGCCGGGGAGGCCGGAGCTTGTCTCTGTATTTGAAGAGCTTCGCGACACGGGAGCGGAGATTTTGAAAGTTGCCGTCATGCCGGAGAGCCGGGAGGACGTGCTGGAGCTTTTGAGTGTGACGCTGGAGATGGACCGGAGGCTGCCCAATCCGCTGATCTCCATGTCCATGGGGAGCCTGGGCGGTATCTCCAGAGCCAGCGGCCGTCTGACCGGTTCAGCCCTGACGTTCGGGGCCGCGGGAAACGTTTCGGCGCCGGGTCAGCTGCCTGTGGCTGAGCTCCGCCGGATGCTGGAATTGCTGTAA